Proteins found in one Triticum aestivum cultivar Chinese Spring chromosome 4D, IWGSC CS RefSeq v2.1, whole genome shotgun sequence genomic segment:
- the LOC123098501 gene encoding MADS-box transcription factor 1 isoform X1: MGRGKVEIRRIENKTTRQVTFTKRRNGLLKKAYELSLLCDAEVALVIFSGGGRLFEFSSSSCMYKILERYRTCNYNSTEATPPAENEINYQEYLKLKTRLEYLQSSQRNILGEDLGPLSMRELEQIENQIDISLKHIRTRKNKVLLDELYDQKSKEQELLDQNKDLRRKLQDISCAENALHMSWQDGGHAIETTYPGLLQRPEHDSSMQIGYHQTSMDQLNNEDMAPQRLDGHLGSSAGPYKLEQIRHLGNICRYSYPYDEGVQAGPHTQTSHLSPTSKAGGPDRAIYRVRGTNRSDALTCVVAAIFHWSIFRAD; encoded by the exons atgggTCGGGGAAAGGTGGAGATCAGGCGGATCGAGAACAAGACAACCCGGCAGGTGACATTCACCAAGCGCCGGAACGGGCTGCTCAAGAAAGCCTACGAGCTCTCGCTGCTCTGCGACGCCGAGGTCGCCCTCGTCATCTTCTCCGGCGGCGGCCGCCTCTTCGAGTTCTCTAGCTCCTCATG CATGTACAAAATACTTGAGAGATACCGCACCTGCAACTACAACTCAACAGAAGCAACCCCTCCAGCAGAAAATGAA ATAAATTACCAAGAATATCTGAAGTTGAAGACCAGACTTGAATATCTTCAAAGTTCACAAAG AAATATTCTCGGTGAGGATCTGGGCCCACTTAGCATGAGGGAGCTTGAGCAAATTGAGAACCAAATAGACATATCTCTCAAGCATATCAGGACAAGAAAG AATAAAGTATTACTTGATGAGTTATATGACCAGAAAAGTAAG GAGCAAGAGTTGCTGGATCAAAACAAAGACCTGAGGAGGAAG TTGCAAGACATCAGCTGTGCCGAGAATGCGCTCCATATGTCATGGCAAGATGGAGGGCATGCCATCGAGACTACTTATCCGGGACTGCTGCAACGCCCGGAACATGATTCCTCCATGCAAATTGG GTACCATCAGACCAGCATGGACCAGCTGAACAACGAAGACATGGCTCCACAGCGCCTTGATGGACACCTTGGATCGTCTGCAG gaccttacaaattagaacaaatccgccatcttggcaatatctgccgctactcctatccatatgatgaaggggtgcaagccgggccacatacccagacctctcacctaagcccaacatctaaagccggaggccccgaccgagccatctaccgggtccggggcacaaaccggtccgacgcactcacatgtgtcgtcgccgccatcttccactggtccatcttcagagcagattga
- the LOC123098501 gene encoding MADS-box transcription factor 1 isoform X2, with translation MGRGKVEIRRIENKTTRQVTFTKRRNGLLKKAYELSLLCDAEVALVIFSGGGRLFEFSSSSCMYKILERYRTCNYNSTEATPPAENEINYQEYLKLKTRLEYLQSSQRNILGEDLGPLSMRELEQIENQIDISLKHIRTRKNKVLLDELYDQKSKEQELLDQNKDLRRKLQDISCAENALHMSWQDGGHAIETTYPGLLQRPEHDSSMQIGYHQTSMDQLNNEDMAPQRLDGHLGSSAGWI, from the exons atgggTCGGGGAAAGGTGGAGATCAGGCGGATCGAGAACAAGACAACCCGGCAGGTGACATTCACCAAGCGCCGGAACGGGCTGCTCAAGAAAGCCTACGAGCTCTCGCTGCTCTGCGACGCCGAGGTCGCCCTCGTCATCTTCTCCGGCGGCGGCCGCCTCTTCGAGTTCTCTAGCTCCTCATG CATGTACAAAATACTTGAGAGATACCGCACCTGCAACTACAACTCAACAGAAGCAACCCCTCCAGCAGAAAATGAA ATAAATTACCAAGAATATCTGAAGTTGAAGACCAGACTTGAATATCTTCAAAGTTCACAAAG AAATATTCTCGGTGAGGATCTGGGCCCACTTAGCATGAGGGAGCTTGAGCAAATTGAGAACCAAATAGACATATCTCTCAAGCATATCAGGACAAGAAAG AATAAAGTATTACTTGATGAGTTATATGACCAGAAAAGTAAG GAGCAAGAGTTGCTGGATCAAAACAAAGACCTGAGGAGGAAG TTGCAAGACATCAGCTGTGCCGAGAATGCGCTCCATATGTCATGGCAAGATGGAGGGCATGCCATCGAGACTACTTATCCGGGACTGCTGCAACGCCCGGAACATGATTCCTCCATGCAAATTGG GTACCATCAGACCAGCATGGACCAGCTGAACAACGAAGACATGGCTCCACAGCGCCTTGATGGACACCTTGGATCGTCTGCAGGTTGGATATGA
- the LOC123098501 gene encoding MADS-box transcription factor 1 isoform X3 translates to MGRGKVEIRRIENKTTRQVTFTKRRNGLLKKAYELSLLCDAEVALVIFSGGGRLFEFSSSSCMYKILERYRTCNYNSTEATPPAENEINYQEYLKLKTRLEYLQSSQRNILGEDLGPLSMRELEQIENQIDISLKHIRTRKNKVLLDELYDQKSKEQELLDQNKDLRRKLQDISCAENALHMSWQDGGHAIETTYPGLLQRPEHDSSMQIGT, encoded by the exons atgggTCGGGGAAAGGTGGAGATCAGGCGGATCGAGAACAAGACAACCCGGCAGGTGACATTCACCAAGCGCCGGAACGGGCTGCTCAAGAAAGCCTACGAGCTCTCGCTGCTCTGCGACGCCGAGGTCGCCCTCGTCATCTTCTCCGGCGGCGGCCGCCTCTTCGAGTTCTCTAGCTCCTCATG CATGTACAAAATACTTGAGAGATACCGCACCTGCAACTACAACTCAACAGAAGCAACCCCTCCAGCAGAAAATGAA ATAAATTACCAAGAATATCTGAAGTTGAAGACCAGACTTGAATATCTTCAAAGTTCACAAAG AAATATTCTCGGTGAGGATCTGGGCCCACTTAGCATGAGGGAGCTTGAGCAAATTGAGAACCAAATAGACATATCTCTCAAGCATATCAGGACAAGAAAG AATAAAGTATTACTTGATGAGTTATATGACCAGAAAAGTAAG GAGCAAGAGTTGCTGGATCAAAACAAAGACCTGAGGAGGAAG TTGCAAGACATCAGCTGTGCCGAGAATGCGCTCCATATGTCATGGCAAGATGGAGGGCATGCCATCGAGACTACTTATCCGGGACTGCTGCAACGCCCGGAACATGATTCCTCCATGCAAATTGG AACCTGA